A stretch of Triticum aestivum cultivar Chinese Spring chromosome 1D, IWGSC CS RefSeq v2.1, whole genome shotgun sequence DNA encodes these proteins:
- the LOC123180882 gene encoding myosin-binding protein 1, whose translation MAVKTGVRSQDFSQRFWYTLSRAICELCVIILLHVAATTSYVATRLAHISRLRAPCTMCSRLDQALHGKAWFSADLVCAAHRSEISSLAYCKSHNNLAHSADLCKRCHAACTLAGFVDEVNSRSGSRSRQLCSCCLEPFKKACIAHKLYETADVKGPSHNVHGLDEIKQRSQVVVIEKINPAMPPKFVPEQVSTDHSKVKVGIEEVRESDASPGTYEQSTKDNGASSNAGLAAKPAPNASSLPSRIFVDRNNSIKNTFVGRVNLPSPRPSEIISARDNNSTTQQEVKALLTQMSSVRGLDYSWTEGVSSTDTMIQNDESNGTSRRPYLERNYSVLESSDANLGICEAEGEISLESLKRQIEINKKSMLVLYKELEEERSASAIAASQAMAMINRLHEEKAAMQMEALQYLRMMEEQADHDHEAIQNLHDLLTEREKELLDMDAELDSCRRLLQHDQFNGGNFDDTVDNTPGYDKNVSFDVLNASDFMTSTMSGFEEEKAYILESLGRLEEKLRISTYKLASDDAKNIQETLLGDHIGDESTSFQQSIEQKDKDECSCSPFDNEKISGLNNLQDEISLLDTRLRALEDDHEFLKRVLSSLKGDGLQCVRDIMSHLHELRRVAAQ comes from the exons ATGGCTGTGAAAACTGGTGTGAGGTCTCAAGACTTCTCGCAGCGGTTCTGGTACACCTTGTCTCGTGCGATCTGTGAGCTCTGCGTGATCATATTGCTCCATGTGGCTGCTACAACGTCATATGTGGCCACAAGGTTGGCACACATCAGCAGGCTAAGGGCGCCATGCACCATGTGCTCAAGACTGGACCAAGCCCTCCATGGAAAGGCATGGTTCTCCGCTGATTTGGTGTGTGCTGCCCATAGGTCCGAGATATCATCTTTGGCATACTGCAAGAGTCACAACAATCTTGCACATTCAGCTGATCTCTGCAAGAGATGCCATGCTGCATGCACCCTGGCAGGCTTTGTCGATGAGGTTAATTCTCGGTCTGGATCGAGGTCTAGACAGTTATGTTCTTGTtgtttggagccattcaagaaggcGTGCATCGCACATAAGCTTTATGAAACTGCAGATGTTAAGGGCCCCTCACATAATGTGCATGGTTTGGACGAAATCAAGCAGAGGAGCCAAGTTGTTGTGATAGAAAAAATCAATCCTGCCATGCCACCCAAGTTTGTACCTGAACAGGTCTCTACAGATCATTCAAAAGTTAAAG TGGGTATTGAGGAAGTCAGGGAGTCAGATGCTTCACCAGGCACATATGAACAATCTACAAAGGATaatggtgcttcttcaaatgctGGTTTGGCAGCAAAGCCTGCACCCAATGCGTCTTCCCTGCCTTCGCGCATTTTCGTCGATCGCAACAACAGTATTAAGAACACTTTCGTTGGTAGGGTCAATCTGCCATCTCCTCGCCCATCAGAGATAATCTCTGCCCGGGATAACAATTCTACTACTCAACAAGAAGTGAAGGCACTCCTTACTCAGATGTCCTCTGTAAGGGGCCTTGACTATTCTTGGACTGAAGGAGTAAGTAGTACTGATACCATGATTCAGAATGATGAAAGCAATGGTACCAGCAGGAGGCCATACCTCGAGAGAAATTACTCTGTGTTGGAATCATCGGATGCAAACCTTGGTATTTGTGAAGCTGAAGGAGAGATCTCACTGGAGAGTTTGAAGCGGCAGATTGAGATTAACAAGAAGTCAATGCTTGTCCTTTACAAGGAGCTTGAGGAAGAAAGGAGCGCTTCGGCGATTGCAGCTAGCCAAGCCATGGCCATGATCAACAGATTGCATGAGGAAAAGGCTGCAATGCAGATGGAAGCACTACAATATCTTAGGATGATGGAAGAGCAGGCTGACCATGACCATGAAGCGATACAGAATCTACACGACTTGCTTACAGAGAGGGAGAAAGAATTACTTGACATGGATGCCGAACTAGATAGTTGTCGAAGGCTACTCCAGCATGACCAGTTTAATGGGGGGAATTTTGATGATACAGTGGACAATACACCCGGATATGACAAGAATGTGTCATTTGATGTCTTGAATGCATCGGATTTCATGACGAGCACCATGTCAGGTTTCGAAGAAGAAAAGGCATACATTTTGGAATCACTGGGCAGATTGGAGGAAAAGCTTCGCATTTCTACATACAAGCTTGCTTCTGATGATGCCAAAAACATTCAAGAGACATTGCTTGGAGATCATATAGGGGATGAATCAACTTCTTTTCAGCAATCAATTGAGCAGAAGGACAAGGATGAGTGTTCATGTTCTCCTTTCGACAACGAAAAAATAAGTGGCCTAAACAATCTTCAGGATGAAATTTCACTCTTGGATACACGATTGAGGGCCCTTGAAGATGATCATGAGTTTCTCAAGCGGGTACTCAGTTCCCTCAAAGGCGATGGGCTTCAGTGTGTACGAGACATAATGAGCCATTTACATGAGTTGCGAAGAGTTGCAGCTCAATGA